In Lemur catta isolate mLemCat1 chromosome 18, mLemCat1.pri, whole genome shotgun sequence, a genomic segment contains:
- the VIPR1 gene encoding vasoactive intestinal polypeptide receptor 1 isoform X2 has translation MLYLGSGSDHGRGRNEPRNACSASVICAGGSPGSPAGAPPCPRCPVVPWVSRQLESDSTGAGGSRPESSALCQAHRQPGLRGLLQGPALLPASASLLPAPAPDPGHNVSRSCTDEGWTHLEPGPYPIACGLDDKASNLHEQQKMFYSSVKTGYTIGYSLSLATLLVATAILSLFRKLHCTRNYIHMNLFISFILRAAAVFIKDLILYNSGELDHCSGGSVGCKAAMVFFQYCVMANFFWLLVEGLYLHTLLAVSFFSERKYFWGYILIGWGVPSTFTMVWTITRIHFEDYGCWDTIDSPLWWIIKGPILASILVNFILFICIIRILVQKLQPPDIRKSDSSPYSRLAKSTLLLIPLFGVHYIMFAFFPDNFKTEAKMVFELIVGSFQGFVVAILYCFLNGEVQAELRRKWRRWHLQGVLGWSPKYQHPLGGSNGATCSTQVSMLTRVSPGARRSSSFQAEVSLV, from the exons ATGTTGTACCTGGGGTCAGGTTCAGACCATGGCAGGGGTAGGAATGAGCCCAGGAATGCCTGCTCTGCTTCTGTCATCTGTGCAGGAGGGTCCCCTGGCAGCCCTGCaggggctcctccctgccccaggtgcCCCGTGGTGCCCTGGGTGTCCAGGCAGCTGGAGTCTGACAGCACCGGGGCTGGGGGGAGCAGGCCTGAGTCCTCTGCCCTGTGCCAAGCACACAGACAGCCAGGTCTCCGTGGCCTACTCCAGGGACCAGCCCtgctcccagcctcagcctccctcctccctgcccctgcccccgacCCAGGCCACAACGTGAGCCGCAGCTGCACCGATGAAGGCTGGACACACCTGGAGCCCGGCCCCTACCCGATTGCCTGTGGCTTGGATGACAAGGCATCAAATTTGCATGAG cagcagaaaaTGTTCTACAGTTCTGTGAAGACCGGCTACACCATTGGCTACAGCCTGTCCCTTGCCACCCTTCTGGTTGCCACAGCTATCCTGAGCCTGTTCAG GAAGCTCCATTGCACGCGGAACTACATCCACATGAACCTCTTCATATCCTTCATCTTGAGGGCTGCCGCAGTCTTCATCAAAGACTTGATCCTCTACAACAGCGGGGAATTGGACCACTGCTCTGGGGGCTCG GTGGGCTGTAAGGCGGCCATGGTCTTCTTCCAGTACTGTGTCATGGCCAACTTCTTCTGGCTGCTGGTGGAGGGCCTCTACCTGCACACCCTGCTTGCCGTCTCCTTCTTCTCCGAGAGGAAGTACTTCTGGGGGTACATACTCATCGGCTGGG GGGTGCCCAGCACATTCACCATGGTGTGGACCATCACCAGGATCCATTTTGAGGATTATGG ATGCTGGGACACCATCGACTCCCCATTGTGGTGGATCATAAAGGGCCCCATCCTCGCCTCCATCTTG GTGAACTTCATCTTGTTTATTTGCATCATCCGAATCCTGGTTCAGAAACTGCAGCCCCCAGATATCAGGAAGAGTGACAGCAGCCCATACTC GAGACTGGCCAAGTCCACGCTCCTGCTGATCCCCCTGTTTGGAGTGCACTACATCATGTTTGCCTTCTTCCCCGACAACTTTAAGACTGAAGCGAAAATGGTCTTTGAGCTCATCGTGGGGTCTTTCCAG GGTTTTGTGGTGGCCATCCTCTACTGCTTCCTCAATGGTGAG GTGCAGGCGGAGCTGCGACGGAAGTGGCGGCGCTGGCACCTGCAGGGTGTCCTAGGCTGGAGCCCCAAATACCAGCACCCATTGGGAGGCAGCAACGGCGCCACGTGCAGCACACAGGTGTCCATGCTGACCCGCGTCAGCCCGGGCGCGCGCCGCTCCTCCAGTTTTCAGGCCGAAGTCTCCCTGGTCTGA
- the VIPR1 gene encoding vasoactive intestinal polypeptide receptor 1 isoform X1 → MLYLGSGSDHGRGRNEPRNACSASVICAGGSPGSPAGAPPCPRCPVVPWVSRQLESDSTGAGGSRPESSALCQAHRQPGLRGLLQGPALLPASASLLPAPAPDPGHNVSRSCTDEGWTHLEPGPYPIACGLDDKASNLHEQQQKMFYSSVKTGYTIGYSLSLATLLVATAILSLFRKLHCTRNYIHMNLFISFILRAAAVFIKDLILYNSGELDHCSGGSVGCKAAMVFFQYCVMANFFWLLVEGLYLHTLLAVSFFSERKYFWGYILIGWGVPSTFTMVWTITRIHFEDYGCWDTIDSPLWWIIKGPILASILVNFILFICIIRILVQKLQPPDIRKSDSSPYSRLAKSTLLLIPLFGVHYIMFAFFPDNFKTEAKMVFELIVGSFQGFVVAILYCFLNGEVQAELRRKWRRWHLQGVLGWSPKYQHPLGGSNGATCSTQVSMLTRVSPGARRSSSFQAEVSLV, encoded by the exons ATGTTGTACCTGGGGTCAGGTTCAGACCATGGCAGGGGTAGGAATGAGCCCAGGAATGCCTGCTCTGCTTCTGTCATCTGTGCAGGAGGGTCCCCTGGCAGCCCTGCaggggctcctccctgccccaggtgcCCCGTGGTGCCCTGGGTGTCCAGGCAGCTGGAGTCTGACAGCACCGGGGCTGGGGGGAGCAGGCCTGAGTCCTCTGCCCTGTGCCAAGCACACAGACAGCCAGGTCTCCGTGGCCTACTCCAGGGACCAGCCCtgctcccagcctcagcctccctcctccctgcccctgcccccgacCCAGGCCACAACGTGAGCCGCAGCTGCACCGATGAAGGCTGGACACACCTGGAGCCCGGCCCCTACCCGATTGCCTGTGGCTTGGATGACAAGGCATCAAATTTGCATGAG cagcagcagaaaaTGTTCTACAGTTCTGTGAAGACCGGCTACACCATTGGCTACAGCCTGTCCCTTGCCACCCTTCTGGTTGCCACAGCTATCCTGAGCCTGTTCAG GAAGCTCCATTGCACGCGGAACTACATCCACATGAACCTCTTCATATCCTTCATCTTGAGGGCTGCCGCAGTCTTCATCAAAGACTTGATCCTCTACAACAGCGGGGAATTGGACCACTGCTCTGGGGGCTCG GTGGGCTGTAAGGCGGCCATGGTCTTCTTCCAGTACTGTGTCATGGCCAACTTCTTCTGGCTGCTGGTGGAGGGCCTCTACCTGCACACCCTGCTTGCCGTCTCCTTCTTCTCCGAGAGGAAGTACTTCTGGGGGTACATACTCATCGGCTGGG GGGTGCCCAGCACATTCACCATGGTGTGGACCATCACCAGGATCCATTTTGAGGATTATGG ATGCTGGGACACCATCGACTCCCCATTGTGGTGGATCATAAAGGGCCCCATCCTCGCCTCCATCTTG GTGAACTTCATCTTGTTTATTTGCATCATCCGAATCCTGGTTCAGAAACTGCAGCCCCCAGATATCAGGAAGAGTGACAGCAGCCCATACTC GAGACTGGCCAAGTCCACGCTCCTGCTGATCCCCCTGTTTGGAGTGCACTACATCATGTTTGCCTTCTTCCCCGACAACTTTAAGACTGAAGCGAAAATGGTCTTTGAGCTCATCGTGGGGTCTTTCCAG GGTTTTGTGGTGGCCATCCTCTACTGCTTCCTCAATGGTGAG GTGCAGGCGGAGCTGCGACGGAAGTGGCGGCGCTGGCACCTGCAGGGTGTCCTAGGCTGGAGCCCCAAATACCAGCACCCATTGGGAGGCAGCAACGGCGCCACGTGCAGCACACAGGTGTCCATGCTGACCCGCGTCAGCCCGGGCGCGCGCCGCTCCTCCAGTTTTCAGGCCGAAGTCTCCCTGGTCTGA
- the VIPR1 gene encoding vasoactive intestinal polypeptide receptor 1 isoform X5: MLQQECDYLRMIEVQRKQCLDEAQLENDTTAGCSKMWDNLTCWPATPQGQVVVLACPAIFTLFSPIQGHNVSRSCTDEGWTHLEPGPYPIACGLDDKASNLHEQQQKMFYSSVKTGYTIGYSLSLATLLVATAILSLFRKLHCTRNYIHMNLFISFILRAAAVFIKDLILYNSGELDHCSGGSVGCKAAMVFFQYCVMANFFWLLVEGLYLHTLLAVSFFSERKYFWGYILIGWGVPSTFTMVWTITRIHFEDYGCWDTIDSPLWWIIKGPILASILVNFILFICIIRILVQKLQPPDIRKSDSSPYSRLAKSTLLLIPLFGVHYIMFAFFPDNFKTEAKMVFELIVGSFQGFVVAILYCFLNGEVQAELRRKWRRWHLQGVLGWSPKYQHPLGGSNGATCSTQVSMLTRVSPGARRSSSFQAEVSLV, translated from the exons GCTGCAGCAAGATGTGGGACAACCTCACCTGCTGGCCAGCCACCCCTCAGGGCCAGGTGGTCGTCTTGGCTTGCCCCGCCATTTTCACGCTCTTCTCCCCCATTCAAG GCCACAACGTGAGCCGCAGCTGCACCGATGAAGGCTGGACACACCTGGAGCCCGGCCCCTACCCGATTGCCTGTGGCTTGGATGACAAGGCATCAAATTTGCATGAG cagcagcagaaaaTGTTCTACAGTTCTGTGAAGACCGGCTACACCATTGGCTACAGCCTGTCCCTTGCCACCCTTCTGGTTGCCACAGCTATCCTGAGCCTGTTCAG GAAGCTCCATTGCACGCGGAACTACATCCACATGAACCTCTTCATATCCTTCATCTTGAGGGCTGCCGCAGTCTTCATCAAAGACTTGATCCTCTACAACAGCGGGGAATTGGACCACTGCTCTGGGGGCTCG GTGGGCTGTAAGGCGGCCATGGTCTTCTTCCAGTACTGTGTCATGGCCAACTTCTTCTGGCTGCTGGTGGAGGGCCTCTACCTGCACACCCTGCTTGCCGTCTCCTTCTTCTCCGAGAGGAAGTACTTCTGGGGGTACATACTCATCGGCTGGG GGGTGCCCAGCACATTCACCATGGTGTGGACCATCACCAGGATCCATTTTGAGGATTATGG ATGCTGGGACACCATCGACTCCCCATTGTGGTGGATCATAAAGGGCCCCATCCTCGCCTCCATCTTG GTGAACTTCATCTTGTTTATTTGCATCATCCGAATCCTGGTTCAGAAACTGCAGCCCCCAGATATCAGGAAGAGTGACAGCAGCCCATACTC GAGACTGGCCAAGTCCACGCTCCTGCTGATCCCCCTGTTTGGAGTGCACTACATCATGTTTGCCTTCTTCCCCGACAACTTTAAGACTGAAGCGAAAATGGTCTTTGAGCTCATCGTGGGGTCTTTCCAG GGTTTTGTGGTGGCCATCCTCTACTGCTTCCTCAATGGTGAG GTGCAGGCGGAGCTGCGACGGAAGTGGCGGCGCTGGCACCTGCAGGGTGTCCTAGGCTGGAGCCCCAAATACCAGCACCCATTGGGAGGCAGCAACGGCGCCACGTGCAGCACACAGGTGTCCATGCTGACCCGCGTCAGCCCGGGCGCGCGCCGCTCCTCCAGTTTTCAGGCCGAAGTCTCCCTGGTCTGA